The Sulfurihydrogenibium sp. YO3AOP1 genome has a window encoding:
- a CDS encoding uroporphyrinogen-III synthase — protein sequence MKNIIITREASGFEEVKDLFIKAGFNPISFPLIRFEPVEIKNFNLEDYKYLIFTSKNAVKYFFSQIPKIDKKIIAVGEKTAKYLEKLGYKDIIVPEVFSAEGLKAYFEKNIDTFKDKKIALIRASEGMDTLLNSNFKIDLIPVYETKLNIPENVDEIKSLIENEKVYAIVFSSPSTFKGFLNIFKEESKKLLDKMLTVAIGKTTKNFIESQGFKVDVVPDKFTFEEIVKKLKVISKD from the coding sequence ATGAAAAACATAATCATCACGAGAGAAGCGTCAGGTTTTGAAGAAGTAAAAGATTTATTCATAAAAGCAGGATTTAATCCTATATCTTTTCCATTAATCAGATTTGAGCCGGTAGAAATTAAAAATTTTAATCTTGAAGATTATAAATATTTAATCTTTACAAGTAAAAATGCAGTCAAGTATTTCTTTTCTCAAATTCCAAAGATTGATAAAAAAATCATAGCTGTTGGAGAAAAAACAGCAAAATACTTAGAAAAACTTGGATATAAAGATATAATCGTTCCGGAAGTCTTCAGTGCAGAAGGCCTTAAAGCATATTTTGAAAAAAACATAGATACATTTAAAGATAAAAAAATAGCTTTAATAAGAGCATCAGAAGGAATGGACACACTTTTAAACAGCAATTTCAAGATAGACCTTATTCCGGTGTATGAAACGAAGCTAAACATTCCTGAAAATGTTGACGAAATAAAGTCATTAATAGAGAATGAAAAGGTTTATGCAATAGTATTTTCAAGTCCCTCAACTTTTAAAGGTTTTTTAAATATTTTTAAAGAAGAATCAAAAAAGCTTTTAGACAAAATGCTGACTGTCGCTATTGGAAAAACTACAAAAAATTTTATAGAAAGTCAAGGATTTAAAGTTGATGTAGTGCCTGACAAGTTTACATTTGAAGAGATTGTGAAGAAGTTAAAAGTGATAAGTAAGGATTGA
- the trpD gene encoding anthranilate phosphoribosyltransferase: protein MIKDIIKKLTERQDLTKEEMTYLFDNLMEGNLTDAQIGAVLIGLKMKGESVLEIETAARIMKEKAVKVVVKDKSKLVDTCGTGGDRLNTFNVSTISAFVVAGAGGKVAKHGNRSISSKCGSADIMEALGIKIELTAEEVSRQIEEIGLGFMFAPLFHPSMKNVIKQRREIGVRTIFNILGPLSNPADANYQVMGVYDKSLVEPLTKVLQNLGVKKAYVVHGLDGLDEVSITAETYVGEINESDINFYTVKPEDFGLKRAEIFEIQGGDVECNKEIALSILQGKDYSSKTDFVALNSAFALKVIGLVDSIKDGIDLAKETIYNKKGYEVLEKLRNFS from the coding sequence ATGATTAAAGATATTATAAAAAAACTTACAGAAAGACAAGACCTAACAAAAGAAGAGATGACCTATCTTTTTGATAATCTAATGGAAGGTAATCTAACCGATGCACAGATTGGAGCTGTTTTAATTGGCTTGAAGATGAAAGGAGAGTCTGTTCTTGAAATAGAAACAGCAGCAAGAATTATGAAGGAAAAAGCTGTTAAAGTTGTAGTTAAAGATAAAAGCAAACTTGTGGATACATGCGGGACAGGTGGAGATAGGTTAAACACTTTTAACGTGTCTACAATATCGGCGTTTGTTGTGGCGGGAGCAGGTGGTAAAGTTGCAAAGCATGGTAACAGGTCTATCTCTTCAAAATGCGGAAGTGCAGATATAATGGAAGCTTTGGGAATAAAAATAGAGCTTACAGCGGAAGAAGTTTCAAGGCAGATTGAAGAAATAGGCCTTGGTTTTATGTTTGCTCCATTGTTCCATCCGTCAATGAAAAATGTAATAAAACAAAGAAGAGAGATAGGCGTTAGAACAATTTTTAACATTCTTGGACCACTTTCAAATCCGGCTGATGCAAATTATCAAGTGATGGGCGTATATGATAAATCCTTAGTTGAACCACTAACAAAAGTCTTACAAAATCTTGGAGTAAAAAAAGCTTACGTAGTCCATGGATTAGATGGGTTAGATGAAGTATCTATCACAGCAGAAACTTATGTTGGAGAAATTAATGAATCTGATATAAACTTTTATACAGTAAAACCGGAAGATTTTGGATTAAAAAGAGCTGAGATTTTTGAAATTCAAGGTGGAGATGTAGAATGTAATAAAGAGATTGCTTTAAGTATTTTACAAGGCAAAGATTATTCTTCAAAAACAGATTTTGTGGCTTTAAATTCAGCATTTGCTTTAAAAGTTATAGGTCTTGTTGATTCTATAAAAGATGGAATAGATCTGGCAAAAGAGACTATTTATAATAAAAAAGGCTATGAAGTTCTTGAAAAATTAAGAAATTTCTCATAA
- a CDS encoding ribonuclease HII produces the protein MDNVEKELFSQGYEKIVGIDEAGRGPLAGPLVIASVIFPKHQKPFIHTDSKGLSEKEREYLFEKIHDYAEEINITIVENTEIDKFGISNAAKIYMENNLKSLKSKWDIALVDFVKLDESINHLPLIKGDEISHTIAAASIIAKVVRDRIMIEYKEKYPNFSFDKHKGYATKQHYQEIKKFGITPIHRRSFNLGVNDD, from the coding sequence ATGGATAATGTTGAAAAAGAACTTTTTAGTCAAGGTTATGAAAAAATTGTTGGTATAGATGAAGCAGGAAGGGGACCGTTAGCCGGTCCTCTTGTTATTGCATCAGTCATTTTTCCTAAGCATCAAAAACCATTCATACATACTGATTCAAAAGGTCTTTCAGAAAAAGAAAGAGAGTATCTCTTTGAAAAAATTCATGATTATGCTGAAGAAATAAATATTACAATCGTAGAAAATACAGAAATAGATAAGTTTGGCATATCAAATGCTGCAAAAATATACATGGAAAACAATCTAAAATCTTTAAAATCAAAATGGGATATAGCTTTAGTTGATTTTGTAAAATTAGATGAAAGTATAAATCACCTACCTTTAATCAAAGGAGATGAAATATCTCATACAATAGCAGCAGCAAGTATAATTGCGAAAGTAGTTAGAGATAGAATAATGATTGAGTATAAAGAAAAATATCCTAACTTCTCTTTTGATAAACATAAAGGCTATGCAACTAAACAACATTATCAAGAGATAAAAAAATTCGGCATTACTCCAATCCATAGAAGAAGCTTTAATCTTGGAGTTAATGATGATTAA
- a CDS encoding ion transporter — protein sequence MFKLKRKRLNHKTFVKRFKLFLYNLLENDRNSLNHIYSIFAIFLVLTSSITVFLLISPKSEKLPHDLHTFLIDFEEFALFFFLIEYILRWWVVSDFTEDFKDYLTEHKQRNLKVYFNAFLYALKPKLKWMIKPYSIVDLLAILPIIRPLRMLRIFQLIRLLKLLRYSSVFRNFFFAFKENGFVFTFTFSSLFVNIIFFSFLTYIYEHNAGNKNFDSIWAAIYWGIITSFTVGYGDIVPISDVGKIAASLMVIINVILVSVLTAGFSVSFINKLLELKEGEIVMRDLKDHIVICGYNETSEEILEKIMESDIDKEKPVVLLTNYDKKDLGIELSRYIIYKKGDFILEKNLLDVGIENASDVIIVGEKLLNLSERDIDARTALAGMLIRTLNPTVKLYIEVLLDEDAEIFKKRVGAREVLIHGQIVGKIMFSSLLNPGATNLIETLLDVETGIQKVKVRELGSYKTFGEIIKIVRKDGYLPIAVERSKKIILNPEDDFEIQESDAIFLIPKGESQ from the coding sequence ATGTTTAAGTTAAAAAGAAAAAGATTAAATCACAAAACATTTGTAAAAAGATTCAAACTGTTTTTATACAATCTTTTAGAAAATGATAGAAATTCTCTAAATCATATCTATTCTATCTTTGCAATTTTTTTAGTTTTAACATCCTCAATTACGGTTTTTCTATTAATATCTCCAAAAAGTGAAAAGCTTCCTCATGATTTACATACTTTTCTTATAGACTTTGAAGAGTTTGCATTATTTTTCTTTTTGATTGAATACATACTTAGATGGTGGGTTGTTTCTGATTTTACAGAAGATTTTAAAGATTATTTAACTGAACATAAACAAAGAAATTTAAAAGTATATTTTAATGCCTTTTTATATGCTTTAAAGCCAAAGCTTAAGTGGATGATAAAGCCTTATTCAATCGTAGACCTTCTTGCAATATTGCCAATCATAAGACCTTTAAGAATGCTTAGGATATTCCAACTAATTAGACTACTAAAACTTTTAAGATACTCTTCTGTATTTAGAAATTTCTTTTTTGCGTTTAAAGAAAATGGCTTTGTCTTTACATTTACTTTTTCAAGTTTGTTTGTAAATATTATTTTCTTCTCTTTTTTAACATACATCTATGAACATAACGCAGGAAATAAAAATTTTGACAGCATCTGGGCAGCCATTTACTGGGGTATCATAACATCTTTTACAGTTGGATATGGAGATATAGTTCCTATTTCTGATGTAGGAAAGATTGCAGCATCTTTAATGGTAATTATTAATGTTATTTTAGTATCAGTTTTAACGGCGGGTTTTTCTGTTTCTTTTATAAACAAACTTTTAGAGTTGAAGGAAGGAGAAATAGTCATGAGAGATTTAAAAGACCACATAGTTATTTGTGGATACAATGAAACATCTGAAGAAATCCTTGAAAAAATAATGGAAAGCGATATAGATAAAGAAAAACCTGTTGTGCTTTTAACAAACTATGATAAAAAAGACTTAGGAATAGAATTATCAAGGTATATCATTTATAAAAAAGGGGATTTTATCTTAGAAAAAAATCTTTTAGATGTTGGAATAGAAAATGCTTCAGATGTAATCATCGTCGGTGAAAAGCTACTAAATCTATCTGAGAGAGATATAGATGCAAGAACAGCTTTAGCAGGTATGCTTATTAGAACGCTTAATCCAACAGTAAAACTTTATATAGAAGTTCTTTTGGATGAAGATGCAGAAATTTTTAAAAAACGAGTTGGAGCAAGGGAAGTTTTGATTCATGGTCAGATAGTAGGAAAGATAATGTTTTCAAGTTTATTAAATCCGGGTGCAACAAACTTAATAGAAACGTTATTAGATGTAGAGACAGGAATTCAAAAAGTAAAAGTTAGAGAACTTGGAAGTTATAAAACTTTCGGAGAGATTATAAAAATCGTTAGAAAAGATGGCTATTTACCGATTGCAGTAGAAAGAAGTAAAAAAATAATCTTAAATCCGGAAGATGATTTTGAAATTCAAGAAAGTGATGCAATATTTTTAATACCAAAAGGCGAATCTCAATGA
- a CDS encoding cytochrome c biogenesis protein CcdA: MENITVLAAFLGGILAFLSPCVLPIIPGYIAYISGITASGQQEKTFDWNVIISAVAFVIGFSIVFTSLGAASTFVGQFLQEYKSIISKMAAIIVILLGIHFTGILQSEKAKQIVGLILGLTLLFYGYDYYTSKEIFGTGFYVFLVGVALALFYFTGIYKILYEQKTTEVKKKPPGPIGAFLVGIAFALGWTPCIGPILGAILLVASQQETVAQGTILLFAFSMGLGIPFILTAAAINVFFKFFNVVRKYFAVIEFIGGILLILIGILLMTGNFEKISSMLG; encoded by the coding sequence ATGGAAAATATTACCGTTTTAGCAGCGTTTTTAGGGGGTATATTAGCATTTTTATCTCCTTGTGTTTTGCCAATCATTCCGGGTTATATTGCTTATATTTCAGGAATTACTGCTTCAGGTCAGCAAGAAAAAACATTTGATTGGAATGTAATAATTTCTGCTGTAGCTTTCGTAATTGGTTTTTCTATAGTCTTTACATCTCTTGGTGCTGCTTCTACGTTTGTAGGTCAGTTTTTGCAGGAGTATAAATCGATTATATCCAAAATGGCTGCAATAATTGTAATTTTGCTTGGCATTCATTTTACAGGTATCCTACAATCCGAAAAGGCAAAGCAGATTGTTGGACTTATTTTGGGTTTAACGTTATTGTTCTACGGTTATGATTATTACACATCAAAAGAGATTTTTGGAACCGGGTTTTATGTTTTCTTGGTAGGTGTAGCACTTGCGTTGTTTTATTTTACCGGTATTTATAAAATACTTTATGAGCAAAAAACTACAGAAGTAAAGAAAAAACCACCTGGACCAATTGGGGCCTTCTTGGTAGGTATTGCTTTTGCTCTTGGTTGGACACCTTGCATAGGTCCAATTCTTGGAGCAATTTTATTAGTAGCTTCTCAACAAGAAACAGTAGCACAAGGGACAATTTTATTGTTTGCATTCTCTATGGGTCTTGGAATTCCATTCATTCTAACAGCAGCTGCGATAAATGTATTTTTTAAATTCTTTAATGTAGTTAGAAAATATTTTGCAGTTATTGAGTTTATAGGTGGAATTTTACTTATTCTAATAGGTATTCTTTTAATGACGGGTAATTTTGAAAAAATTTCTTCTATGCTTGGATAA
- a CDS encoding DUF445 family protein encodes MEKKLNITFLILFFVLIGVIYLSSKYPEIAILKILKFGLEASFVGFIADSYAVYGLFYKLGPHTDIILRKRKSIENKVIDFVANFLLSKEVIEKELSNIRFDVDIISKIENPETKKKVVDFLKSVIEKKIKEKKDYLEEFKELPLGAFVKTAFYDFAEKFLAKYLDKNLESIVDELLKKIKDDENIKKSLNSELKEEITKIILENHDFIVDLIKKRLESISDEEFIDAVKKASWDELQWIRFNGAVLGFVIGIFLGILNLDW; translated from the coding sequence ATGGAGAAAAAGTTAAATATTACTTTTTTAATTTTGTTTTTCGTTTTGATTGGAGTTATTTATTTAAGTAGCAAATATCCAGAAATTGCCATCTTAAAAATATTAAAGTTTGGGCTTGAGGCGTCTTTTGTTGGATTTATTGCAGATTCTTATGCCGTCTATGGGCTATTCTACAAGCTTGGACCACACACGGATATAATTTTAAGAAAAAGAAAAAGTATAGAAAACAAAGTTATTGATTTTGTAGCCAACTTTTTATTAAGCAAAGAAGTAATAGAAAAAGAACTCAGCAACATTAGGTTTGATGTAGATATAATCTCAAAAATAGAAAATCCAGAAACAAAAAAGAAAGTTGTTGATTTTTTAAAGTCTGTAATTGAGAAAAAAATAAAAGAAAAAAAAGATTATCTTGAAGAGTTTAAAGAACTTCCATTGGGAGCTTTTGTAAAGACCGCTTTTTATGATTTTGCAGAAAAGTTTTTAGCTAAGTATTTAGACAAAAATTTAGAAAGCATAGTTGACGAGCTTTTAAAAAAGATTAAAGATGATGAGAATATAAAAAAATCTTTAAATAGCGAGCTTAAAGAAGAAATAACAAAAATTATATTGGAGAATCACGATTTTATTGTTGATTTAATAAAGAAAAGACTTGAAAGCATATCAGATGAAGAGTTTATAGATGCAGTTAAAAAAGCTTCTTGGGATGAATTACAGTGGATAAGATTTAATGGAGCAGTTTTAGGCTTTGTAATTGGAATATTCTTAGGAATTTTAAATTTGGATTGGTAA
- a CDS encoding SDR family oxidoreductase yields MVLEGKLAFVTGASRGIGRAIALKLASMGADVIINYYKNKEKAEEVKQEIEKLGRKSYIVQGDFGVKEEIDRVFDEITEKFGYLDIFVSNAVASGREVIGGFAPFLRLKEKGTLRIYNITTFGFIWSSQRAVKLMEGREGKIIAISSTGTRDYMPNYAIHGSAKAALETLVRYLAVEVGPMGINVNCVSGGPIDTEAIQLFPNYEEVKEGTIKLTPLGRMGQPEDLAGVVGFLCTPDARWIQGQTIVVDGGLSLVRGGR; encoded by the coding sequence ATGGTTTTAGAAGGAAAGTTGGCATTTGTAACAGGAGCAAGCAGAGGAATTGGAAGAGCAATAGCTTTAAAATTGGCTTCTATGGGAGCCGATGTAATTATTAATTACTATAAAAACAAAGAAAAGGCTGAAGAAGTCAAACAAGAGATAGAAAAGCTTGGAAGAAAGTCTTATATAGTTCAAGGAGATTTTGGAGTTAAGGAAGAGATTGACAGAGTATTTGATGAAATCACAGAAAAATTTGGCTACTTAGATATTTTTGTAAGCAACGCAGTAGCATCAGGAAGAGAAGTAATCGGTGGTTTTGCACCATTTTTAAGACTTAAAGAAAAAGGCACTCTAAGAATATACAACATAACAACCTTTGGTTTTATATGGTCTTCTCAGAGAGCCGTTAAGCTTATGGAAGGAAGAGAAGGAAAGATTATAGCTATTTCATCAACCGGGACAAGGGATTATATGCCAAATTATGCAATACACGGTTCAGCAAAGGCAGCATTAGAAACACTTGTTAGATACTTAGCAGTAGAAGTTGGTCCAATGGGAATTAATGTAAACTGTGTATCCGGTGGACCAATAGATACAGAAGCAATCCAGCTTTTTCCGAACTATGAAGAAGTTAAAGAAGGAACAATCAAGCTAACGCCACTTGGTAGAATGGGACAGCCGGAAGATTTAGCCGGGGTGGTTGGATTTTTATGCACTCCGGATGCAAGATGGATACAAGGTCAAACTATAGTAGTTGACGGTGGATTATCTTTAGTTAGGGGTGGAAGATAA
- a CDS encoding EAL domain-containing protein has product MITFIQELDLQEISQDEINKLKEYHELGKIVRNLIIQRILIESLKDINQLIISAETEEELFQRICESLVEKNHFKFVWIGKREGDFIKPVCKYGKDDGYIDNLVVSVREDLPEGRGQSGRAYRENRIIINENTLTSEFMTPWKNQLLKRDIYSSLAIPVEKNGEVYLVITIYSTKPFVFRKDFLTLFEELKQDISFALNKIEKDKENILLRKAVDNSKMWLLITDSNGTIEYVNQYVIDLTGYTKEEIIGKNPRIFKSGIQDIEFYKELWNTILSGKPFSAVFVNKTKDGRLIYIDQTIYPIKLKNKTLKFVSIGRDITQEKLLSEEIEKYKYYDSLTELPNFISFKIQFSEIIKNKIYEKFGLILIDIYNMSVVNASYEFETGNEILKEVAKNLKKEFPDGYAARIGSDEFAILIPNIENESILIYKIRDALDKDLNTSKGKIHISYNASIVLYNEDGQTFEELYNNAVLTLNTAKKEGENVIKFYESQLNKKLEEYLTAEKIVEKAFKKKLFKFYFQPYFKSEDFSVAGFESLVRIVDEDGTVYPPIKFIDYLENSKYITKFEEWALEEVSQKIKKFNSLNDKKDRTISLNLSPKGLLGYSLNLTSDELSDKNFVERLKSLPIETQNNLVIEITERNVIKDIEKSKKIFKDIKDLNKNIKIAIDDFGTGYSSLTYLRDLAIDILKIDMSFVRNIARSRQDLSLVKFIIGLAKDFGLKTIAEGVETEEQVKLLSLLGADYLQGFYFAKPMPEEEAIKLIMENI; this is encoded by the coding sequence ATAATTACATTTATCCAAGAATTAGATTTACAAGAGATTTCTCAAGACGAAATCAATAAACTTAAAGAATATCATGAACTTGGAAAAATAGTTAGGAATTTAATAATACAGAGGATTCTTATAGAAAGCTTAAAAGATATTAATCAGCTAATTATATCTGCAGAAACAGAAGAGGAATTATTTCAAAGAATATGTGAAAGCCTTGTAGAAAAAAATCATTTTAAATTTGTGTGGATTGGAAAGAGAGAAGGAGACTTTATTAAGCCAGTATGTAAGTATGGCAAAGACGATGGATATATAGATAATTTAGTTGTAAGTGTCAGAGAAGACCTGCCGGAGGGAAGAGGTCAATCAGGAAGAGCTTACAGAGAAAATAGAATTATTATAAATGAAAATACATTAACGTCAGAATTTATGACTCCATGGAAAAATCAGCTTCTAAAAAGAGACATATATTCATCGTTAGCTATTCCGGTAGAAAAAAATGGAGAAGTTTATTTAGTAATTACTATCTATTCAACAAAGCCATTTGTATTTAGAAAAGACTTTCTAACTTTATTTGAAGAACTTAAACAAGATATATCTTTTGCTTTAAATAAAATAGAAAAAGATAAAGAAAATATACTTTTAAGAAAGGCTGTAGATAATTCAAAAATGTGGCTTTTAATCACTGATTCAAATGGAACAATAGAGTATGTAAATCAATATGTTATAGATTTGACAGGATACACAAAAGAAGAAATAATTGGCAAAAATCCAAGAATATTTAAATCTGGAATACAGGATATAGAATTTTACAAAGAATTATGGAACACTATATTGTCGGGCAAACCATTTTCAGCAGTATTTGTAAATAAAACAAAAGATGGAAGACTAATTTATATAGACCAAACCATCTATCCAATTAAATTAAAAAATAAAACACTTAAATTTGTTTCCATTGGAAGAGATATAACACAAGAGAAACTACTTTCAGAGGAAATAGAAAAATATAAATACTATGATAGTTTAACTGAGCTTCCAAATTTTATATCATTTAAAATTCAATTCTCAGAAATAATTAAAAACAAAATATACGAAAAATTTGGATTAATATTGATAGACATTTATAACATGTCTGTAGTTAATGCTTCTTATGAATTTGAAACAGGCAATGAAATTTTAAAAGAAGTAGCAAAAAATCTAAAAAAAGAATTTCCAGATGGATATGCAGCCAGAATTGGAAGTGATGAGTTTGCAATACTTATTCCAAATATAGAAAACGAGTCAATACTTATTTATAAGATTAGAGATGCTTTAGATAAAGATTTAAATACTTCCAAAGGCAAAATTCATATTTCTTACAACGCTTCAATTGTCTTATACAATGAAGATGGTCAAACATTTGAAGAGCTTTATAATAACGCTGTTCTCACTTTAAACACAGCTAAAAAAGAAGGAGAAAATGTAATAAAATTCTATGAATCACAGTTAAATAAAAAATTAGAAGAATATCTAACAGCTGAAAAGATTGTAGAAAAAGCATTTAAAAAGAAATTATTTAAATTTTACTTCCAGCCATACTTTAAATCAGAAGACTTTTCAGTAGCAGGATTTGAATCATTAGTCAGGATAGTAGACGAAGATGGAACTGTTTATCCACCTATAAAGTTTATAGATTATCTTGAAAACAGCAAATATATCACAAAATTTGAAGAATGGGCTTTAGAAGAAGTTTCTCAAAAGATAAAAAAATTTAACTCTTTGAATGATAAAAAAGATAGAACAATATCTCTAAACCTATCACCAAAAGGACTGCTTGGATACTCATTAAACTTAACATCAGATGAACTATCAGATAAAAACTTTGTTGAAAGGTTAAAATCTTTGCCAATAGAAACTCAAAATAACTTAGTAATAGAAATCACAGAAAGAAATGTCATAAAAGATATAGAAAAATCTAAGAAGATATTTAAAGACATTAAAGATTTAAATAAAAACATAAAAATAGCGATAGATGACTTTGGAACAGGATATTCATCTTTAACATATTTAAGAGATTTAGCTATTGATATACTGAAAATAGATATGTCTTTTGTAAGGAACATTGCAAGAAGTAGACAAGACTTATCGTTAGTAAAATTCATAATTGGATTAGCTAAAGATTTTGGATTAAAAACAATAGCTGAAGGTGTAGAAACAGAGGAGCAGGTAAAACTTTTATCCTTACTTGGAGCTGATTATCTACAAGGATTTTATTTTGCAAAACCAATGCCAGAAGAAGAAGCTATTAAGTTAATTATGGAGAATATATAG
- a CDS encoding RsmD family RNA methyltransferase: MRELRPTSNLVKQALFNILYSVKGKDFLDLFAGTGQIGMTALEKGVKSVVFVDIERERINQIKEKLKNVENVKFVSKDVLKYLKDQPDESFDIVFADPPYDYKYYDKLIKGGLRVLRNGGMLIVEHRFKNDLSSIEPDFYLESRKYGDTVISFWRKQ, translated from the coding sequence TTGAGAGAGTTAAGACCAACGTCAAACTTAGTAAAGCAAGCTTTGTTTAATATTCTTTATAGCGTGAAAGGTAAAGACTTTTTAGATTTATTTGCCGGAACCGGTCAAATTGGAATGACTGCATTAGAAAAAGGTGTAAAATCTGTAGTCTTTGTAGATATAGAAAGAGAAAGAATTAATCAGATAAAGGAAAAGCTAAAGAATGTTGAAAATGTTAAATTTGTATCAAAAGATGTTTTAAAATACTTAAAAGACCAACCCGATGAGAGCTTTGATATTGTTTTTGCAGACCCACCTTACGATTATAAATATTATGATAAACTAATTAAAGGAGGTTTAAGAGTTTTAAGAAATGGCGGCATGTTAATAGTAGAACACAGATTTAAAAACGACCTAAGCAGTATTGAACCGGATTTTTATTTAGAATCAAGAAAATATGGAGATACGGTTATTAGTTTTTGGAGAAAACAATGA
- a CDS encoding TlpA disulfide reductase family protein, which yields MKRIILLLIVLFNISYAELKAPDFQLKDEDGKIVKLSDLKNDVVLITFWATTCHSCKKELPELQSKLYPIYKDKVKFYAIVIDTDNVSKIKQVKKEWGFSFPVLIGNYEVMEKYRIIGTPITYIIGKDNKIVKIFIGPQDINKFKEVLEKALKS from the coding sequence ATGAAAAGGATTATTTTACTTCTAATTGTTTTATTTAACATATCTTATGCTGAGTTAAAAGCACCGGATTTTCAGCTTAAAGATGAGGATGGGAAAATAGTTAAATTATCAGATTTAAAAAATGATGTAGTTTTAATAACTTTTTGGGCTACTACTTGTCATTCTTGTAAAAAGGAACTGCCAGAACTTCAATCAAAGCTTTATCCAATCTATAAAGACAAAGTAAAATTTTATGCTATCGTCATAGATACTGACAATGTGAGTAAAATCAAGCAAGTAAAGAAAGAATGGGGCTTTTCATTTCCTGTTTTAATTGGCAACTATGAAGTAATGGAAAAATATAGAATAATAGGAACTCCAATAACTTATATAATTGGAAAAGATAACAAGATTGTAAAAATCTTTATCGGTCCGCAAGATATCAATAAGTTCAAAGAAGTATTAGAAAAGGCTTTAAAATCTTAA
- the rplS gene encoding 50S ribosomal protein L19, producing MHQLIREIEQKYLPQDIPEFKVGDTVRLHLKVKEGEKERTQIFEGLVIRVRGSGTGKTFTVRKVSYGVGMERIFPIACPSIQKIEVVKRGKVRRAKLYYIRNLKGKAAKIKELKEWEIKKRQAESQASKENNG from the coding sequence ATGCACCAATTAATTAGAGAAATTGAACAAAAATATTTACCACAAGACATTCCTGAATTTAAAGTAGGAGATACTGTAAGACTTCACTTAAAAGTTAAAGAAGGTGAAAAAGAAAGAACGCAGATTTTTGAAGGTTTAGTTATAAGAGTTAGAGGCAGCGGAACGGGGAAAACTTTTACAGTTAGAAAAGTTTCTTACGGCGTTGGAATGGAAAGAATTTTTCCAATAGCATGTCCATCTATTCAAAAAATAGAAGTGGTTAAACGCGGTAAAGTTAGAAGAGCTAAACTCTACTACATCAGAAATCTCAAAGGTAAAGCTGCTAAAATTAAAGAGCTTAAAGAATGGGAAATCAAGAAAAGACAAGCAGAATCTCAAGCTTCTAAAGAAAATAATGGATAA